The following coding sequences are from one Leptospira mayottensis 200901116 window:
- a CDS encoding M16 family metallopeptidase, producing the protein MCFIKPILRLFMIYVLLLSGSLYADAAIFSELKKSLEEKTRTFQMDNGLRVLMMKREDSPTIAIYTKFLVGSADETPEISGTAHLLEHMLFKGTKNIGTTNYEKEKLYLEQIAVWGKRLDSLRIQELEMKSRGEEPSAEFKDQIDVLSKRFSALLELHRKFVISNEDNYIYSRNGGVGFNAYTSNDVTNYQILLPANRLEIWAKLESDRLKNPIFREYYTERDVVLEERRMRVENRGMGILREKYLDAAFPEGHPYRMPVIGYEKNLGFLDLENTQMFFKNYYDPQRMVIAVVGSLDFEKTEKILRNYFGDLKKGNTPISKKATEAGWTGPKFVSVVHSSAPSKIIGFHKPSFPHPDDAVFSVIDTLLAEGESGRLFKKLVLEEQVAQGVYCWNGDPGDRLSNLFSIYITNNQNTDQKKVESLVQGELDRLKTELITSEVLFKIKNQILGEYLRALDDNGKLADVLSLYQLLYGDWKELLRGYEELDTVTPEDVRRVAKKYFVPENRTIAELNPPVKETKEIGN; encoded by the coding sequence ATGTGTTTCATAAAACCGATCCTTAGACTTTTCATGATCTATGTCCTTCTTTTGAGCGGTTCTCTGTATGCGGACGCCGCGATTTTTTCCGAACTTAAGAAATCCTTAGAAGAAAAAACCAGAACGTTTCAGATGGATAACGGACTGAGAGTCCTCATGATGAAACGGGAGGATTCTCCCACTATTGCCATTTATACAAAATTTTTAGTAGGTTCCGCGGATGAAACTCCCGAGATCTCGGGTACGGCGCATCTCTTAGAACACATGCTTTTTAAGGGAACGAAGAATATCGGGACCACGAACTACGAAAAAGAAAAACTGTATCTGGAACAAATCGCGGTTTGGGGAAAACGATTGGATTCTCTTCGCATTCAAGAACTGGAAATGAAATCCAGAGGAGAAGAACCGTCTGCGGAATTTAAGGATCAGATCGACGTTTTGAGTAAAAGATTTTCTGCGCTTCTGGAACTTCATCGTAAATTTGTAATATCGAACGAAGACAATTATATCTATTCCAGAAACGGAGGAGTGGGATTCAACGCGTATACTTCGAACGACGTTACCAACTATCAGATTCTTCTTCCCGCAAATCGTCTGGAAATTTGGGCTAAACTCGAATCGGATCGATTGAAAAATCCCATATTCAGAGAATATTATACGGAAAGAGACGTGGTTCTGGAAGAAAGAAGAATGCGCGTCGAAAACAGAGGAATGGGAATCTTAAGGGAAAAATATTTGGACGCTGCTTTTCCGGAAGGTCATCCGTATCGAATGCCTGTGATCGGTTACGAGAAGAATTTGGGATTTTTGGATTTGGAAAATACTCAAATGTTTTTTAAGAATTACTATGATCCTCAAAGAATGGTGATTGCCGTTGTGGGTTCTTTGGATTTCGAGAAAACCGAAAAAATTCTTCGCAACTATTTCGGAGATTTGAAAAAAGGAAATACTCCGATCTCAAAAAAAGCGACCGAAGCCGGATGGACCGGACCGAAGTTCGTATCTGTGGTTCATTCGAGCGCTCCTTCTAAAATCATCGGCTTTCATAAACCCTCTTTTCCTCATCCGGACGACGCAGTGTTTAGCGTGATCGATACTCTGCTTGCGGAAGGAGAATCCGGAAGACTTTTCAAAAAGTTGGTTTTAGAGGAGCAGGTCGCTCAAGGAGTGTATTGCTGGAACGGAGACCCGGGCGATAGACTTTCCAATTTGTTTTCAATCTACATCACCAACAATCAAAATACGGATCAAAAGAAAGTGGAGAGTCTCGTTCAAGGAGAACTAGACCGGTTGAAAACGGAACTAATCACTTCGGAAGTGTTATTTAAAATCAAAAATCAGATCTTAGGCGAATATCTGCGTGCCTTGGACGATAACGGCAAATTGGCGGATGTTCTTTCCCTTTATCAATTGTTATACGGAGATTGGAAGGAACTTTTAAGGGGTTACGAAGAATTGGATACTGTGACTCCGGAAGATGTGCGGAGGGTCGCAAAAAAATATTTCGTACCCGAAAACAGAACGATCGCGGAACTGAATCCGCCCGTAAAAGAAACAAAAGAGATCGGAAACTAA
- a CDS encoding M16 family metallopeptidase produces MENFEKTMIHKTYSLQRVPKHNAFYENSSFVLQINEKSNSVKSVLKARTSYMKIFYYSVLLWIVSVTSISAAPGDFVKNVKIPSLSFEFPEVQVFPSGKGTEVYFLPGGEFPLRNLEIHIYAGVLSNPDLPPEVPELFVQAWKHGGISSAPGSKFIETLEGYGAKIDTDVNSEKIVFTISYLSRFEKEIIPLIGEFIATPLLSEEGFSIAKLNLEETIKRRNDKIPDIAYRKTAELVYKGTVLGKSTQLDSLAKIQTKDIREYFDKTVSTSRRIVLLTGDLQRKEAELLVTSLLPPRDSVRAVSSVQLNTKILKKNLDSLPFQILGVDKDATQSIVMMAGILPAHRDSDFYAIQLVNYIIGGGGFSSYFMQRIRSDRGLAYSSNSSAYFEKDYGIVYFTTQTKTSTTKEVYDLMREILSEQTISKITEEELESAKQSIVNRFIFQFADKMGILHNFLRFKEHDMPADYLKMYRGKIQAVTLDDLKRVGKKFFVSSSVKTILTGPKDITKGWDETVRHIAPEERIP; encoded by the coding sequence ATGGAAAACTTCGAAAAAACTATGATCCATAAAACATACAGTTTGCAGCGTGTTCCAAAACATAATGCTTTTTATGAGAACTCATCTTTCGTTTTGCAAATTAACGAGAAATCGAATTCGGTCAAATCCGTTCTGAAAGCGAGAACTTCGTATATGAAAATATTCTACTATTCTGTTCTTCTTTGGATTGTTAGTGTAACTTCCATATCCGCCGCTCCTGGGGATTTTGTAAAAAATGTCAAAATCCCTTCGTTAAGTTTTGAGTTTCCGGAGGTTCAAGTATTCCCTTCGGGAAAAGGGACCGAAGTTTATTTTTTACCGGGGGGAGAATTCCCTCTCAGGAACTTGGAGATTCATATCTACGCGGGAGTATTGTCGAATCCGGATCTTCCTCCCGAAGTTCCGGAGCTGTTTGTCCAAGCATGGAAACACGGAGGGATTTCGTCCGCGCCGGGAAGTAAATTTATAGAAACTTTAGAAGGTTATGGCGCTAAGATCGACACGGATGTGAATTCCGAAAAAATCGTATTCACGATTTCTTATCTTTCCCGGTTTGAAAAGGAAATTATTCCTTTAATCGGGGAATTTATCGCAACTCCATTGTTAAGCGAAGAAGGGTTTTCGATCGCTAAGTTGAACTTAGAGGAGACGATCAAAAGAAGAAACGACAAGATTCCGGATATTGCCTATCGTAAAACCGCCGAGCTCGTCTACAAGGGAACGGTTCTCGGCAAAAGCACCCAGTTGGATTCTCTCGCTAAAATCCAGACAAAAGACATTAGGGAATACTTCGATAAAACCGTATCAACTTCGAGAAGAATCGTTTTACTCACGGGAGATCTTCAAAGAAAAGAAGCGGAACTTCTGGTCACTTCCTTGTTGCCTCCGAGAGATTCTGTCCGAGCGGTATCGTCGGTTCAGCTGAACACAAAAATTCTCAAAAAGAATTTGGATTCTCTTCCTTTTCAAATTCTAGGTGTGGATAAGGATGCGACTCAAAGTATCGTGATGATGGCGGGGATTCTACCTGCGCACAGGGATTCGGATTTTTACGCGATTCAACTCGTTAACTACATCATCGGAGGCGGGGGTTTTAGTTCTTATTTTATGCAGAGGATCCGTTCCGATCGGGGACTTGCGTACTCTTCCAACAGTTCCGCGTATTTCGAAAAGGATTATGGGATCGTCTACTTTACGACTCAAACGAAAACTTCCACGACCAAGGAGGTTTACGATCTGATGCGGGAAATTCTAAGCGAACAAACAATCTCTAAAATCACGGAAGAAGAATTGGAATCCGCAAAACAATCCATCGTCAATCGTTTCATCTTTCAATTTGCGGATAAGATGGGAATTCTGCACAACTTTCTTCGGTTTAAAGAACACGATATGCCCGCCGACTATCTAAAAATGTACCGGGGTAAAATCCAAGCGGTCACATTAGACGATCTCAAACGGGTCGGTAAAAAATTCTTCGTGAGTTCTTCCGTAAAGACGATTTTGACAGGACCGAAAGACATTACGAAAGGATGGGATGAAACCGTGAGACACATCGCTCCGGAAGAAAGGATCCCTTAG
- a CDS encoding MBL fold metallo-hydrolase yields MYCKFQHKQYQFEGISEGGIRTSLYLPSLSLMFDIGAQNPNRIHLDTLLLTHSHLDHSCALPYYISQRSLRKLKPPKIFVPAALEEPMRRILDLYSEIEDFSYLYDMKAANPGDKIDLDQQHFFSPHKTFHRVPSQGYTLYQRRKKLKKEFQSLPQEELNLALKQKKEVSEPSEFPVISFSGDTKIEYVLEHEDVASSSILFIECTYIDKERNVTQAREWGHIHLDEIIGNLSSFRNEKIVLIHFSKRYSISYIREVLDKRIPKEERHRFHPFLP; encoded by the coding sequence GTGTATTGTAAGTTTCAACACAAACAGTATCAATTCGAAGGAATATCGGAGGGAGGTATCCGCACTTCCCTTTATCTTCCTTCCTTGAGTTTGATGTTCGATATAGGAGCCCAGAATCCCAATCGGATTCACCTTGATACTTTGTTATTGACTCATTCTCATCTGGATCATTCTTGCGCTTTGCCGTATTACATTTCTCAGAGGTCTTTGAGAAAATTAAAACCGCCTAAGATTTTCGTTCCCGCCGCTTTGGAAGAACCTATGAGAAGGATTTTAGATCTTTATTCCGAAATTGAGGATTTTTCTTATTTGTACGATATGAAAGCGGCAAATCCCGGAGATAAGATCGATTTGGATCAACAGCATTTTTTTTCTCCTCATAAAACCTTCCATAGGGTTCCTTCTCAAGGGTATACCTTATATCAGAGAAGGAAAAAATTAAAAAAGGAATTTCAATCCCTTCCCCAGGAGGAATTGAATCTCGCTTTAAAGCAAAAGAAGGAAGTTTCCGAGCCAAGTGAATTTCCGGTAATCAGTTTTTCGGGAGATACGAAAATTGAATACGTATTGGAACACGAAGACGTGGCAAGTTCGAGTATTCTATTTATTGAATGTACTTATATCGACAAGGAACGAAACGTCACTCAAGCCAGGGAATGGGGCCATATTCATCTGGACGAAATTATAGGAAATCTTTCCTCTTTTCGAAACGAAAAGATCGTTCTCATCCATTTTTCAAAACGTTATTCGATTTCGTACATTCGAGAAGTTTTGGACAAAAGAATCCCGAAAGAAGAACGACATAGATTTCATCCGTTTCTGCCATGA
- a CDS encoding O-methyltransferase produces MSKGSPPGKYGTSIFLNGLEERIDSELVARPVDILLQMEEDAAALGVPVLTPASGAVLRFLVECEQPEEILELGTGYGVSLFWMASGLNRIAKIISLEREIDYIARVRSYLEKHPFSDLDIHLLKVHCLQYLKEASENPHAKWFGKFVFVDCDKVLYPEIFRILKQVRPDTAVFDNVLWHGRIFDPSRQAPSDKAVREFWDEVKSSNLPYTLFPVGDGLLRIRFRESFEGHKTL; encoded by the coding sequence ATGAGCAAGGGGAGTCCTCCCGGAAAATACGGAACCTCGATTTTTCTTAACGGTCTGGAAGAAAGGATCGATTCTGAGTTAGTTGCTCGTCCCGTCGATATTCTCTTGCAAATGGAGGAAGATGCGGCCGCACTCGGTGTTCCCGTTTTGACCCCGGCTTCGGGGGCCGTTCTACGTTTTCTTGTGGAGTGCGAACAGCCGGAGGAAATTCTTGAACTCGGAACCGGATACGGAGTTTCCCTTTTTTGGATGGCTTCCGGTTTAAATAGAATCGCTAAGATCATCTCCTTGGAGAGGGAGATCGATTATATCGCGCGCGTTCGTTCTTATTTAGAAAAACATCCTTTTAGTGATTTGGATATTCATCTTTTAAAGGTTCATTGCCTCCAATATCTTAAGGAAGCGAGCGAGAATCCACACGCGAAATGGTTCGGCAAATTTGTGTTTGTGGATTGTGATAAGGTCTTATATCCGGAAATTTTTCGGATTCTCAAACAAGTAAGACCGGACACGGCGGTATTTGATAACGTTCTTTGGCACGGCAGAATTTTCGATCCTTCAAGACAGGCTCCTTCTGACAAAGCGGTGCGGGAATTTTGGGACGAAGTCAAAAGTTCGAATCTTCCTTATACTCTTTTTCCGGTCGGAGACGGGTTGCTTCGAATTCGATTTCGTGAATCCTTCGAAGGGCACAAGACCTTATAG
- a CDS encoding N-acetylmuramoyl-L-alanine amidase, translating into MIRCFILLHVLLLGSVLLAGPEDRGTPNSKTTRPLSPLKTFKVVIDPGHGGLDLKPKEDHGDKYDPISDKYLELYKAGASFKEKKEKTIVLELSKELKEVLDLTKTEEGFKIFRSYMKLFTSDDIPWIRIDSVMTRNENAEEREYSSNEDPNAPFRLFDYPDKKTKKVQQGRISFINREKPNLVVSLHLNPSYKEHPGGMAAVLTPSYRTFYILKGIGEGRFEKEKFERSPWSEWMVFKSGWSKLENAIADAWIYFHGYWPNQSGKKTDLSAFEGYRQNMIHWKYKDVPGWEELAKLGGKGPYSKSHKDFIAEGKFWEREKSQPELWRREDGREGFGGDNHYASAELMRFVQYGLRKRKTEGKPGPINKPYLSTYALPTFINAISAYLEIGYIDKEKDMILMTKYKKDVAISLAAGIYSLVHGLKIKKQNYPYIPVGKKINWKRYETRKEGNYFQIVSE; encoded by the coding sequence CTGATCCGTTGTTTTATTCTCCTCCACGTTTTGCTTTTGGGATCGGTTCTTTTGGCCGGTCCCGAAGATCGAGGGACGCCAAATTCAAAAACCACTCGCCCGTTATCTCCTCTTAAAACTTTTAAAGTAGTAATCGATCCCGGGCACGGAGGTCTGGACCTTAAACCCAAAGAGGATCACGGAGACAAATACGATCCTATCTCGGACAAGTATTTGGAACTCTACAAGGCAGGAGCGTCTTTCAAGGAAAAAAAAGAGAAAACAATTGTATTAGAACTTTCTAAAGAACTCAAGGAAGTTTTGGATCTTACGAAAACCGAAGAAGGATTCAAAATCTTCCGATCCTATATGAAGTTATTTACGAGCGACGATATCCCTTGGATCCGAATCGATTCCGTTATGACTCGTAATGAAAATGCCGAAGAAAGAGAATATTCTTCGAACGAGGATCCGAACGCTCCGTTCCGTCTGTTCGATTATCCGGATAAAAAAACGAAAAAGGTCCAGCAAGGAAGAATTTCGTTTATCAACAGGGAGAAACCGAACTTGGTCGTTTCCCTTCATCTCAATCCAAGTTACAAGGAACATCCGGGCGGGATGGCGGCGGTGCTTACGCCTTCTTACAGAACTTTTTACATATTAAAAGGAATCGGAGAAGGTAGGTTTGAAAAGGAGAAGTTCGAACGTTCTCCTTGGAGTGAGTGGATGGTTTTTAAAAGCGGTTGGTCCAAATTAGAAAACGCGATCGCGGACGCTTGGATTTACTTTCACGGATATTGGCCGAATCAAAGCGGTAAAAAAACGGATCTATCTGCATTCGAAGGTTATCGTCAAAACATGATTCATTGGAAATATAAGGATGTCCCAGGTTGGGAAGAGCTCGCCAAACTCGGCGGAAAAGGGCCTTATTCTAAAAGTCATAAGGATTTTATCGCGGAAGGAAAATTTTGGGAAAGAGAAAAGTCTCAACCTGAGCTTTGGAGAAGAGAAGATGGTAGAGAAGGTTTCGGCGGGGATAATCATTACGCTTCTGCGGAATTGATGAGATTTGTTCAATACGGCCTTCGAAAAAGAAAGACCGAAGGAAAACCCGGTCCGATCAATAAACCGTATCTCTCCACCTATGCTTTACCGACTTTTATCAATGCGATTTCCGCTTATTTGGAAATCGGTTATATCGACAAGGAAAAAGATATGATCTTAATGACGAAGTATAAAAAGGATGTCGCGATTTCGCTCGCGGCCGGTATCTATTCTTTGGTTCATGGGCTCAAGATTAAAAAACAAAATTATCCTTATATTCCGGTTGGTAAAAAAATAAATTGGAAACGTTACGAAACAAGAAAAGAAGGAAATTATTTTCAGATCGTAAGCGAGTAA
- a CDS encoding Rpn family recombination-promoting nuclease/putative transposase, whose protein sequence is MTEVNNPHDRLIRETFQDKKEAATFFKNTLAPEVVKLLDLENLELTESSFISEELKQEQTDLLFQIPLKSGNKSNVYLLFEHKSYLENTIYIQLLGYLTEIYRNQQRNGEKLSVVIPFVFYHGEKEWKLGDRFLDQFVLTKQETEILKDFIPDFKIDLFDLKEVELKKKLESITFQVTLGVVQKIREGDLEFVSHLPGLFSLLLGIEEESKRVAILRKLLLYIYWARDLKPTELKRVLERSKLEQYEELTVTTAERLISEGIQQGMQQGIEKGKLEDAGKMLKKGIDLKTVLEITGLSEKTLKENGIL, encoded by the coding sequence ATGACCGAAGTGAACAATCCTCACGATCGATTGATTCGAGAAACCTTTCAGGACAAAAAAGAAGCGGCTACTTTTTTCAAAAACACGTTAGCGCCGGAAGTGGTCAAACTACTCGACTTGGAAAACTTGGAATTGACCGAATCGAGCTTTATATCCGAGGAATTAAAACAAGAACAAACAGATCTGCTGTTTCAAATCCCTCTCAAGTCCGGAAACAAGTCGAACGTCTATTTACTTTTCGAACACAAAAGTTATTTAGAAAACACCATCTATATTCAATTATTAGGATATTTAACGGAAATCTATCGAAACCAACAAAGAAATGGAGAGAAGCTATCGGTTGTAATTCCATTCGTGTTCTATCACGGAGAAAAAGAATGGAAATTGGGAGATCGATTTTTGGACCAGTTCGTATTAACAAAACAAGAAACGGAAATTCTGAAGGACTTTATTCCTGATTTTAAAATAGACTTATTCGATCTAAAAGAAGTAGAGTTGAAGAAGAAGTTGGAAAGCATTACTTTTCAAGTCACTTTGGGAGTGGTTCAAAAAATCCGGGAAGGGGATTTGGAATTTGTTTCTCACTTACCGGGGTTATTTTCGCTATTATTAGGAATAGAGGAAGAATCGAAAAGGGTTGCAATCTTACGGAAACTGTTGTTGTATATTTATTGGGCCCGTGATTTAAAACCTACGGAACTCAAAAGAGTTTTGGAAAGATCAAAATTAGAACAATATGAGGAACTAACAGTGACTACAGCGGAGAGACTCATTTCAGAAGGCATACAACAAGGAATGCAGCAAGGAATCGAAAAGGGTAAATTGGAAGATGCCGGTAAAATGCTAAAGAAAGGGATTGATCTAAAGACCGTTTTAGAAATTACAGGACTCTCCGAAAAAACCCTGAAAGAAAATGGAATTCTTTAA
- a CDS encoding nucleoid-associated protein — translation MLIDKVIIHWVPQSDSKQRIKLSESFSEVINPEFWKEKIEEAQEKKNFSPIEFIGGKPGLIGEKVRFIKGEKRQDKIISISHEIAEFLYSKQNRKNISDGFLIIIKGKNDYENEYVCLLKLEGMRGSEAKFDDSRKSYNLNDLENILLTQKTKVFKLAMFVFNGHSFIESYAMDDQVNSDEIATFWLTNFLQAKNVESPIELTKQFINFVSKFASQSRLNVGQSIDLLSGLHAELISNRKTIKLSDFASEYVPPTLLEDFNNEAQKNKVPLYPIKKEFSDLTKKKSGVRKFILEEGIIVTVPQQLIIDKQLAWIESKGQNRILKIIAKIIKER, via the coding sequence ATGCTAATAGATAAAGTCATTATACATTGGGTTCCACAAAGTGATTCGAAACAAAGAATCAAACTTTCCGAAAGTTTTTCTGAGGTAATCAATCCTGAATTTTGGAAGGAAAAGATAGAGGAAGCCCAAGAAAAGAAAAATTTTTCACCTATTGAGTTCATTGGCGGCAAACCTGGCCTTATTGGCGAAAAAGTGCGTTTTATCAAAGGTGAAAAACGACAAGATAAAATAATCAGCATATCGCACGAAATTGCTGAATTTTTATATTCAAAGCAGAACAGAAAAAATATTTCTGATGGCTTTTTAATCATCATTAAAGGTAAAAACGATTACGAGAACGAATACGTTTGTCTCTTAAAGTTAGAAGGGATGAGAGGCTCAGAAGCCAAATTTGATGATTCGCGAAAATCTTATAATCTTAATGATTTGGAAAACATTCTACTAACTCAAAAAACTAAAGTATTCAAATTAGCAATGTTCGTTTTTAATGGACATTCTTTTATAGAATCATACGCGATGGATGATCAAGTTAATTCCGATGAGATAGCTACATTCTGGTTAACTAATTTTCTCCAGGCAAAGAACGTTGAATCACCTATAGAACTGACTAAACAATTTATTAACTTTGTGAGCAAATTTGCCTCACAAAGTCGATTGAATGTAGGACAATCTATTGATCTTTTATCGGGTTTGCACGCTGAACTTATTAGCAATCGGAAAACAATTAAACTGTCTGACTTCGCTTCAGAGTATGTTCCTCCGACTTTACTTGAAGACTTTAACAACGAAGCTCAGAAAAATAAAGTTCCGTTATATCCAATTAAGAAAGAATTTAGTGATTTAACGAAGAAAAAATCAGGAGTTAGGAAGTTTATTCTAGAAGAAGGGATAATCGTTACTGTTCCCCAGCAATTAATTATTGATAAACAACTAGCCTGGATTGAGTCAAAAGGTCAAAATAGAATTCTAAAAATCATTGCAAAAATAATTAAAGAAAGATAA